The Denticeps clupeoides chromosome 1, fDenClu1.1, whole genome shotgun sequence genome segment CACCGCCCATCGCCTCTTCGCCCATTTAttgcatcatttttattatcCTCCCAGACGTTGCACGTTCAGGACACGTCGGTTTTAAAAACGTCGGGAATCGCGGCTCCTTCGCTTGGAAATCAGGGCGTCGTGGCCGCGCCGCACGTTTCCAGGTTACCCGGGAGAGGACGCGAGGTGCGCGGGGGAAAAGGGCGTTTAAGGCTCCGGCGGCGGTTCGCTGCACGGCCAGCTTCGAACTCGTTCGAATTGAACGTAtcgacattttattttatttttttttccccctcttgtccacagattttttttttcttcctcgtCCGGATTAGCAGCCAGGTTCGTGTTCGGCCCGCTCGCCGCGCCCACGCCTTTCCTGTGCCGCCATCAGCCCCGTTGACGTCGTTCCCGGCGAAGAGTTGCTGACGTCCGACCGGACAGCATGGACAAGACCGATCTGATCCAGAAGGCCAAGCTGGCGGAGCAGGCCGAGCGCTACGACGACATGGCCTCGTCGATGAAGGCGGTGACCGAGCAGGGGGGCGAGCTGTCCAACGAGGAGCGCAACCTGCTCTCCGTCGCCTACAAGAACGTGGTCGGCGCCCGGAGGTCGGCGTGGAGGGTCATCTCCAGCATCGAGCAGAAGACCGAGGGCAACGACAAGAAGCTGCAGATGGTCAAGGAATACCGGGAGAAGGTGGAGACCGAACTCCGGGAGATCTGCAATGAAGTGCTGGTAGGAATAAAACGTGACCGGCGCGTTCACGTGGTGCAAATATTCCCCATTAAACAGTCCTGCAGTCTCTTGACAACAGTGTAGTTCAGGTCAACACTGTTACATgcatatcatttaaaaaaaattcttaaagCTCCCCTGACATGagaattttattgctttttatataGATTGGCGGTCCTAtatctgatctttttttttttttttcccaaaattctgccgtggtgcagaattacagccactttgatccagtcccacggtgagatttccccaggacgcgccatatcggtgtctgtggctttaaatgcaaatgaggagggaGGCGGTGCGAGCGGCCTATAGAACTGAGCGGGCGTTCGCGGAAATAACACtatgtttggtgcaaacaggacGCCGTGTGTGCGTTTTcagaaaaataatgtaaatgactcCGCTGGTTCATTGACGTTTGtgctctttttatttatttatttatttatttatttatttatttatttgatttttacatccaatcgtGGCGCAAATGCAATAAATCACGTGTTCTCAAACCATGTCGGAGTTAAGGGAGGGGAGGGAAATTCTTGGTCTGGACAatgcatgagaaaggggaggtaacctttccccttatggcgacaaaaggggacaaattccagatccgattgtcagagctgccactctctgaacggccgaagcactctttatacctatcgccaattatacatttttattattatttatttattttaatccactgcaggaccacagacaggctaggggaactcgtattagtGTTAAATAATCTCGCAACATGGAAGTTTTCATGGTAGCGGAGATTTTTAAAGAAGTCTCAGATTAACTCTTTAAATAATTTGATGCTCCCGTTTTCATTTTGTTGTGGGTGTTTGTTGAAAGATTGCAGTTTGAGCCCGGTCTTCCCTCCTAATTTGATCATGACCTCTTGCACCGACTGCCTGCACGTTCACAGAAGTCTTGTGGTTTTGAAAAGTTTCCTCTAGAACAGTTTTGTAGCGTTTTGTGTTGTAATCCTCCTCCATTACTGGCTTCCACCTTTCTCATGTTCCTATTGTGTACAACCGGGAGGTGAATCTTACTCTGTTCATGCCCAGGATTAGTGGGCTTCGGTAGTTCAGCTGTTGTGTAAATTCCCGGCATTTGACCTTTTGTGGACATTTAATTTGCAGCCAATTATATCCTGTCTACATCCGTTTGATGTAAAATTTGTTGTAGCTCGGCAAGAATGTCCGCACACTCCGTATACCAGGATTCCATTTATCATGCAAGATAAGTTTTTACTTTTGAAGTTGTAATAATTCGAGCAAAGAACATGAATTTGAGTCCAGTTATATTTGTCCCAATAAAGATTGGCACCGTATTTAGCCTTTGCGATGTTGCACATCCACAGATGTTGACGCCAAGTCAGTTAACGTACAAGGTCCATGTCAGTCTGTTTTATTCACCTCGTGAGGACTATTTTCCAGTGGGATCAGTTGTCGATCTACGAATATGAATTCATTTGATCAGTACTAAAAACACTTGTACAGTTAATATCTACGCTGCACTTAAATACACATCTGTGAATCTTTAACAATTTGAGTGTGCTGGTGTTCCACCAGTGGCCTAGACCATGCCGTGGACTCCTTTCGTGAAATATATATTGGGCAAGTTTAGTTGCTTTGTTGTAGGTTTTTAGACTCTGGCCTTCATCTGGTGTCTGCCGGATGTTGAACAGGAAGTGCCCCTGCGTTCTGTCTACGGACTACTTCAAATGAATGGAATTCGTAGGGGGCAGTTTGTGGACTCTGCTGCATGGCACGAGATGGGACCTGTCTGCTCCTGGCAGTCTGAACCTCTCAGCTGAGAGCTTTGGGTTCCTGTTAAACAGCTTTGcttaatttttactttattttattttttttgtgccaggAGCACGTGCATGTGTAAGATGCACGTGCTCTTGATCACTTTCCTTCAGTATCCTTTAAGGATGCTTAGCTCTTCTTGGCcatggtttttaaaaggaaTGCTAAGctttgccttttttcccctcttctccaCTTCATGTTCTTTTGAACTAATCTTCCTGTGGGTAAATTGCACAGAGGCTTTCTTTGAGAGACTGTACTTCCTGGATACCGCGTCATCATTATTAGGCCTCCACGTGTCGAGCAGCTCCATCGCTGTATATTTGCAGCACAAGTTTAAACTGATGTCAGTAGAgcaagttattttattttatttaggaaGGTTTGAAAGGACTTCTTAGGGAGGACTTTCTAATGTCCACTTGTTTGTGCATTAATGAATTCCCTTGAAGTCCCTTATTATACATGAATCAACCATTGGGGGGGGAATAATGAGCatgtcaaatttttttttttgcttttttctgcaggagctgctgagcAAATATTTAATCGAGAACTCGACGCAGGCTGAAAGCAAGGTCTTCTATCTCAAAATGAAGGGAGACTACTACAGATACCTGGCAGAAGTTGCTTCTGGAGATGACAAGAAAGGTAAGATCACCTCAACCCCCGCTGAGCTGAAACCTGGCTGCTTTCTTGCCGAACTGCAGTTGAGGCTGTGTGGCAAGAGCATACTTGACTGAACCAAGCCCAGTTATGTAATGCGCATGTCCCTACTTGTCTGGCTGGCCCGCTGTCTGTCAAgccaaattcttttttttttttttttttttttttttttttttgagggggtggCGAGTGAAGCTCTGCCTTGGAGGTGCCCCTGTGGCATTTTTCTATGGAAAAGTGCAGTTtctatttattcagtttttttttttcccctggcacaaaaaaaaatggctcacGCGGTGTCCAGGCCGGGCTGCGTTCACAATGGCGCTGCTATTCTGACCGACTGCGTTAACTGTGCAGCCGGAGCGGTCCATGACCTGGGGGGGAGGTGGGGTCTTGTATCCCTACACAGACTCTTGTGCCTTCATGTCATGCACTTTAAATTTAATGGTAAGAGCTGTAATGACATCAGCGGAAAGCAAAGAGCTCTATAAAAAGCTTTTGAGGTGTTCACTTTGGTGTGAAGTCATGTGGTTGTGACCATagctgtgctgtgctatgcGTTACACAGTGTCCTATGTACAAGGATATTTGCtagcaaaataaaactgaacGCTGTGgtctaattaaacaaacattttttttttgtcccccccccctgccccTCTATAGCAACCATCGATAACTCTCAGGAAGCATATCAGCAAGCATTTGACATTAGCAAGAAGGATATGCAACCAACGCATCCCATTCGTCTGGGTCTGGCCCTCAACTTCTCAGTCTTCTACTATGAGATTCTGAACTCTCCAGACCAGGCCTGTACACTTGCTAAACAGGTGAGCTTTGCTCTTCTCACACCTTTCTGGAAAAAACACTTTCACAAGTGAACAGTGGCTATGACTAGGGTTGCACACATTCAGCAAAATTTGAATATTGTTAGGAGACTTAGACCGGTTCTGTTTAGTTCCGAAGAGTTTTGCTGAGTCTGACTTAGCCCATGTTCATCTGCAGGCATTTGACGAAGCAATTGCGGAGCTCGACACACTGAACGAAGAGTCATACAAAGACAGCACTCTCATCATGCAGCTTCTTAGAGACAATCTGACCGTAAGCCCTTAATTTTCTTAATTCTATTATTCCAGCGTCTGCTTTTATACCATTTAagttaataatatttattttgtgtattgGTGGAAACACTTGCTAACTAAATTTCTGTTCTACAGTTATGGACCTCTGATACTACAGGTGAGGAAGGCGAGGGTGGCGAGAACTGAAAATGAAACTGGTTCATCTCCCTTCATGAGTAGGGGGAGGGGAAAGTACCTTCTTACATGTCTCCCATTCCTTACTGCTCCACATAAAATTCTTTTAGCAGAGAAAGCCCAACCTTAATGAAGAGAATTCCGATCACGTAGTCTACACTCCAAACCTAATGGACAAGGATCAGAGTGTCTAAAATCTCATCCCTTACCTCTTTAGACTTGCAGCATGAGTGCGTTCAGCTGTTGGAAAGTATGACTAGCAATGTTTTGTACTTgacatgaaatataataaatctGTCACTTCTGTATGTTACAGAAGAGACTTGTCTAAAATCAAAGTCATTAATTGATTACCTGGCTGTTGAATGGTTTAAATggaagtttttcttttgtttttaactgtacctcagctttttattttattttttttctccttctcctcctctttacATGGTTAGCAGTGGCCAAAGTTAAAGTATATAGTGAGTGGGTTTCAGTTTCTGTAATCAGCAAATGGCAAAAGAGATTTTATtgttgggggggaaaaaatgtgaaatCTAGTTGCATCTTTATGCGCTTCGTCCAGATTATACTTTGTAAATGGATTGAATAAGAAGTCAGAATATGTTTGATGGTTTTAGACTGATTTCACTCTTCAGTATTTAATGAAGCCAAATGCAGTTACTGATCTTTTAAATCCTACAAAATCGGCCACAACTGGTATCACAGACACAATgttccattttatttctttagccTTTCATGCAAAAGGCTCCATTTGACTCGTGCAAGATTCACATGGCATATTGTAACCAAAAATTAAACTACTACTTTTCTCATGCTTGGGAACAAAGACTGAAGGCCCAGAGTCAACTCTAGCAGTATCTTTAATTGCAGGTTTATGCATATACAGAAGTTTCTTCCCTCCACGGGTTTGTAAGCAATTTGGACCACTATTGTGTGtttagatttattattttttattttttttttttttcagttttgtccCCATAAACATTGTGCAAGTGTCTAATGCCCTGCCTATCACTTATGTAACATGAATAAAGATGACATTTTATAAACAAAATTGGTTATTTTATCAGTGCTTGAGTTATGATTTTTAATTCTCAGGGTGTTTTTAACTACAGCAATTTATTATGAgcagttttatttgaaaaactTGATTCTGTATGTGTCTATTAAATAATGAGTGGATTAACAGATGCTGTTCAGAAAAAGGTAAGCCTTTCATGTAAGCTTCAATCAGGTCTGCTTAATGTTGCCTTGGGCCTCCTACTGAAGAGAATTTGCTGGTTTTTAGGCTCAGATTAAATTATGGAAATGAAATATCTGTGGGGGAAACTCATTTATTCGTTACCCCCAAAATATTACGATCTGATCATCTAAACCTCAAAAATACTTCAGCATGTCCTGGGTTCTATGCGTGCTTCCGACAAGAACAATTGTCGTGGGCCCGTGAACCTTTGTGCCTGTTCACTGGTTAGCCTTTCTTGTGCTATTCACGCTTTTGAAGAATGGTTGGAGATGAGTCCACTCTTACGTATTcaaaatctatataaaatattttattagcaAACAATATGAtcagaagtgattgtcacagcatgTTCTGTGGACCTCTAAGCAGATGTGAAAAACACACTCATGGCCCtcactgattggctgctgctctGACAGAGACTGGAAACTCTCAGTGCTGAGCCATGCAACTCAAGTTCATAAACCCTGCTGTACACCGTAAATATCCGGCAGAATAACAAGTATGCTAGATACATCTAATGGCATGCTACAacacagtgaataaaaatattgtattcatagttgggggtcctagtgaaccagaattgatcacttcattgattttaacatggaagcacgttgtaagtcactctggttaagggcgtctgccaaatgccttaaatgtaaatgcataatcACTGGTGCCTCTCAACATCATCCAGTTTCTCTGATCGGCATAACAGCTAAAAATACAACGCAAAATACAACACTTCAGTGGTAATGGCATGCCACCGCTATGCAGTGCGGATGTAGTGCATATTGGACACCTAATGCACTTAGACCCATGGTACACCTTGCAGCATTCAGTGTAAACAATGCGTCTTATCCGTTCAGCTCGCAACACTGTGAAGGACtcacaccacccctcacatgccctgttctcatCTGGCATCAGAACtctaactgccagacactgcaagagcttcttcgcccaagcagtcagagctctcaacaCAATCTCAACAAGAAACTCAACAATCAATGCACTTCCAGCCTCATGCACCTCCTAACATCCTggccattttgcacatttctgcacatttttgcacGTTTGCCTTGtcctgtgtgtctttttttaaatatcccaCATATACTTGAACCAGTCCGCTGCACAATGCACAGCGGATGCACAATGCAcaacaattttctttttatagTCTGTACAGGTATTTGagtttaaattttatttaacaaatattttatgtacaatACTTGCACTAGGGGgctctgtgtgaaacagtatttcaatacacgagAGATTGTGTTTACTGtggtactgacaataaatctctcttgaatcttgagagATTGTCTGTGTCGTGAAATGACATCTAGCGGTCGCCATGAATATTGTTGTTATTGCCTTCCCCCTGGTGCCTGAAAATGGAATTGCAGAATGATTAgaaaataatttacaaaatTGATGGCAACGTGATTTTTTCACTTTGTTCATTCAAACGGTTGGAATCAGCTGGTGAAGATCTGATCTGTcagtggtagaagcctagtgggtaacacactcgcctatgaaccagaagacccaggtttaaaccccacatactaccactgtgtccctgagcaagacacttaaccctgagagtctccagggggactgtccctgtaactactgattgtaagtcgctctggataagggcgtctgataaatgctgtaaatgactgtCAGACTGGAGAGATGGCCACAGGTTCTGTGTTCCAGGCAACCCGTGACATTCTTCTCCACTCAAATtcacttaaaacacacaatgtgccatctgtgtaaaacacaaacagacgCGTTCGTTGACGCACGCCCACGAAGAAGCCGATATTTCCCCAAATATCGCGAGAGGAAACGCGACTTGGGCCGCTTCCGGAAGTGAATATACAATCCCGTTTTTAGGGAGTTACTTCCCGGCTGATACGcgagtagttttttttttttattattatttttatggcaCACGCTTCTTGCTACTAGTTAAATATTAAGCGTTATCCTAGAAAGCGACGGCTGCAGCCGCCTAGCGGGCAGCGGCGTTGACGCCTCGCCCGGCGGCGTTTAAAATGCCAGCGCCGAGCCGCGTCTGAGCTCGCTGGTCGCTGTCGAGGCCGCGGCATGGCGCGTTTCGTAGTTCTCGCAGCGTTGCTGTGCTCGCACTGGGCCAGAACGTCCCCCAGCCCGGCGCCGCCTCAGGAGGAAGCGAGCGAGGAGTTCGGTGAGCGTTCTACTCCATCGTAGCACCACTGCGTTCCAAGTTCACTTGTTCCGGGAAATTAGTGGCTTTGCCGACGTGCGTGGCGTCATTTAGATTTGACGGTATTTTGGTTGGCTGCCGCACTATTTAaagtacatttatggcattttccagacgcccttaatgttacagggacagtcccccctggagcaacttagggttaagtgtcttgctcagggacacaatggtagttagtgggatttgaacctgggtctggttcataggcgagtgtgttacccactaggctaccaccacccactATTGAGTGCTTGGGCCTTTTAGACTTTAGTAGCTGAGCCCAATATGTTTTACCATTAAAACCACTCCTCCGTTTGCAGTACTAGTACATTTTAGTTCAATCTGCCCCACTGTTGGTGACTCTGAGTTTATTTGCAGGCCAGAAACGTGACATTCATGCTTTTTATCACCCTAATTTGTTGTCTAATGATGCATGTGGTGCACGGCCCAGAAATCTACTTCCGTCCAGGTTTCCGTGTGCTAGTTTTTCCACTGTTCCGTTGTTAATGGAGGaatcctcccccccccccccccccaggcacCCTGAGCTCCCTGCTTTCTGACTTCGAAGTCGTGCCTGTGGCGAGTGTACAGAAGCACTCGGTGAGGAGGAGGGATGTGGAGTCGCGCTCCAGTTTGGAGCGTCTGGTCAGTTTCACAGCCCTGAAAAGGTGAGTCCTCAGCCCGTgctgttcttttaaaaaaagttagttTTGTTGTAATGCAGTTTGAAAGCGTCTATTAAAGGGTGCTGCTTACATGATGATGTAATATCTGCATTGTGGTCAGGTGAATTTGGACACTGCTGTTACAGAGGAAGTCTGTAACAGcagaagtataaaaaaaatgatttcatgccttttttttttttttttctcttttcttttccccaggCATTTTCAGCTTTACCTGACTTCCAACACGGACCTCTTTGCTAAGGACTTTAAAGCTGTCTTTGTTGACAAGAAAGGAAATGCGAATCCATATGAAATAGAGATGCAGAAGTATTTCAAAGGCCATGTTGTAGGTGAGACACGTGGTGTCTTTCAGGTATTTGTCAAGGATGTTCTCACTTCATGATGCTAAACTCTGTCTTTTTCTCCGTCTGAAGGAGAAGAGAACTCTCGTGTGCAGGCGCATATGGACGGCGATGAGTTCTCCGCCCATATTCTCACAGATGAGGCAGAATTTAATGTAGAGGTTGGTCTGCTTTTGTGGTTGAATTagcacagaataaaatattcagTATGCTTTATtccttatatatattttagcatGTACACCTTTTATCAGGGCAAATACAGTGTAATTTTCAAAAAAATATCTGTTCAGCTTTCCTGTTCTAAACTCTTTTGATCCCTTTCTACTCCAGCCCCTATGGCGGTTTATTGAGTCAAATCATGATAATCGGCTTTTGGTGTACCGGTCAGAGGACATCAGAAACATCAGCCGACTTGCGTCGCCAAAAGTGTGCGGTTATGTCAGCGCTGAGGATCAGGACTTACTTCCTGGTGTGGCCAGCGTGGTGGGAATAAATGGCATGGAGAATGAGGGTGAGCGTGCGTGTGTTCACATTCCAGCTGCTATTATTAGAGcacttcctctgtgtgtgttgcgttTAAAAAGAGCAGGTTTTTAACTGTGAACTCATGGTTAATTAGGGAACCTTTTAATAATATGATCTGGAAAAAGAATAGGGTGGACATAAAACACTGTGCATATGTACAggtcagccataacattatgattATATACGTAATTTATGCTGCCAAAAACAGCCCCGACCCATTAGGGCATGCGCTCTGCTAGAGTGCTTAAGTTATTCTGTGGTGTCTGGCACCAAGCAATGAACAACAGATCCTTTGGCATTGTGGCAAAGTGCTTGATCTGTGCATATGCTCTTGCTTAtagttagtgttttttttttttttttttttttattggtcaaaCTTCAATCCTACTTTTGTTTGTTCTTTCCTTAGAACGTAATGGGAATAGTTCGTACCCTATGGTTCCCACAGAGCACCTCTTCAGGACAAAGAGGCAAGCACACAACCACAAGAAGAACACCTGCCCCATGCTGCTGGTGGCTGACTACCGTTTCTTTAAGCACATGGGGCGTGGGGAGGAGAGCACTACGCTCAACTACCTGGTGAGCTCAATGCTCGGATGGGCTCGAAGGTGGTTCGAGTTCTCTTACTGTGGAAATGTttatatcgtttttttttttttttaaccccagaTTGAGTTAATTGATCGGGTGGATGACATATACAGGAATACTTCCTGGGATGATGAGTTTAAAGGGTATGGGGTGCAGATCCAGCAGGTGAGCGTTCTGGATTTACGTAttaaatcattgtttttgttATCAATTATTCtcatttagatttttcattGGTGCttatatattgtttattaaattctcaTCACAGATTATTATTAACAAAGAGCCCACAGAAGTGCCTCCTGGCACATTACACTATAACATGAAGGGAAGCCCTTTTCCAAGGAAGGATGACGTTTGGGAAGTGAAGAAGCTGTtggaggtctgtaattttcatataATGAGATCCTAACCAAACCTGCGTCCTGCTGAAATGGTTAATTAACGATTCGTAATGATTTTCGTTTGTTGAATGAGTCAGATTTCAGTGTTTGGTGCAGGTTTGTGTAACAAGTCAAGATCTTTGTCGAAATACCATTTCACCACTAGCCCATCATGGTGCATTTGTAAGGGTTATTTGGCTTTCTTCCTGGGGTGGTGCATACTGACCCgttgatgtgcagtggggtgtgagCCCACTGTTAACAACTTCAGGAAGTCTTCTGAATGTTTAGTGACAGGCTGATGTTCTGACCCCGGGTGTTGTACCTCCTCCCTGGTGTCTGTCTCTAAAAATCCTGCTCTGTGTGCACGTATagttatttctgtttctttagCAATTCAGCGCTGACGTAGCTGACATCGCTGACAATGTCTCACAAGTGTGCCTGGCTCACCTATTCACCTACCAAGACTTTGATGATGGGACTCTAGGCCTCGCTTATGTAGCCCCATCCAAAGAACATGCCCTTGGAGGGCTTTGCCCCAAAGGTATGTGTATGATACTAccatcacatcacacacattatTTGTATAATATCAGACCCTTCTGATATATGTTGTCCTTTTCAGCATACTTTCCATCAAGCACTGTGAAGAAACCTAGTTACCTCAACACTGGTCTAACAAGCACTAAGAATTATGGGAAAACAATTCTAAccaaggttttatttatttatttatttatttgtattttgatGACCTTCtgaaattgattttttatttttttttttcctctgtagcTAACTAGTTCTGTTTACATCTCACACCAGGAAGCAGATTTGGTGACCACTCATGAGCTTGGTCACAATTTTGGAGCAGAGCATGACCCGGACAACATAGTCGCCTGTGCCCCCAGAGATGACCAAGGAGGAAAATTTGTTATGTACCCCATTGCAGTGAGCGGGGATCACATAAACAACAAGGTTCCATCTTTAACCATCAGCAGTTCCTTCTTAGGTATTACCACAACATTTGGAAACTGTTTAAAGCTCAATTGCATCTATTCTTTCCCCAAAGCATTTCTCCAACTGCAGCAAGTTCTctgtgagcaggacactgagaTACAAGGCCCCAGTATGTTTCCGAGAGAGAAATCCCAGGCTTTGTGGAAACTctcgtgtggaggagggggaaGATTGTGACCCTGGGCTTCTGCACCTTAATGATGACCCCTGTTGTACTTCGACCTGCAAGTTCAAGTCCAAAGTTCAATGCAGGTATTCACCGAATACTTTTTGACCGGGTACTTTCATTGCTTACGTTATGGTGGTAGCAGGATAGTGGGTTACACGCTTCCcaatggaccagaagaccaccttgccacaggctcaaaccccactggTTGTGATGGTGCCGAATGGGCAGAGAGTGGGTGGGAGAAGTGTGGGCATGCAGCAGAGTGGACTGTTCTGTCCTCTTTGTGGCAATCTGCCTATCGTTGTGTttctgagcaagactcttaaccctgagtgtctctagggggaccgtccctgtaaatactgatttgcaatccgctctggataagggcgtctgataaatgccaaataCGTTACTGAGTGTGAGATCAATATAAATAATCAAATGCCAATATCGGCCCTTTTGGATTATTGTTCAGCATTTTGATTGTGTTCTAAAGGTGTGTTATGTGCTCACAGTGATCGGAACAGTCAATGCTGTAAGAACTGCAGGTTTGAGAAGGCAGGCAAGGTCTGCCAGGAACCCATTACTGCAACTTGTAAGAACATGTCTACCTGCACAGGTGAGCTCCAGAACACTTTCACTCGGCGTGTTTGGG includes the following:
- the LOC114764526 gene encoding 14-3-3 protein beta/alpha-1-like, with amino-acid sequence MDKTDLIQKAKLAEQAERYDDMASSMKAVTEQGGELSNEERNLLSVAYKNVVGARRSAWRVISSIEQKTEGNDKKLQMVKEYREKVETELREICNEVLELLSKYLIENSTQAESKVFYLKMKGDYYRYLAEVASGDDKKATIDNSQEAYQQAFDISKKDMQPTHPIRLGLALNFSVFYYEILNSPDQACTLAKQAFDEAIAELDTLNEESYKDSTLIMQLLRDNLTLWTSDTTGEEGEGGEN
- the adam17a gene encoding disintegrin and metalloproteinase domain-containing protein 17a isoform X1, with product MARFVVLAALLCSHWARTSPSPAPPQEEASEEFGTLSSLLSDFEVVPVASVQKHSVRRRDVESRSSLERLVSFTALKRHFQLYLTSNTDLFAKDFKAVFVDKKGNANPYEIEMQKYFKGHVVGEENSRVQAHMDGDEFSAHILTDEAEFNVEPLWRFIESNHDNRLLVYRSEDIRNISRLASPKVCGYVSAEDQDLLPGVASVVGINGMENEERNGNSSYPMVPTEHLFRTKRQAHNHKKNTCPMLLVADYRFFKHMGRGEESTTLNYLIELIDRVDDIYRNTSWDDEFKGYGVQIQQIIINKEPTEVPPGTLHYNMKGSPFPRKDDVWEVKKLLEQFSADVADIADNVSQVCLAHLFTYQDFDDGTLGLAYVAPSKEHALGGLCPKAYFPSSTVKKPSYLNTGLTSTKNYGKTILTKEADLVTTHELGHNFGAEHDPDNIVACAPRDDQGGKFVMYPIAVSGDHINNKHFSNCSKFSVSRTLRYKAPVCFRERNPRLCGNSRVEEGEDCDPGLLHLNDDPCCTSTCKFKSKVQCSDRNSQCCKNCRFEKAGKVCQEPITATCKNMSTCTGMSSDCPAPTNLADESICVDMGRCRRGHCVPFCEALYKLESCACNETDDSCKVCCRDKDAVCKPFQHPNGSFQFLRKGKPCTVGFCDGGGKCMKQVQDVIERLWNFIDKLDINTFGKFLADNIVGSVLVFSLLFWIPLSILVHCVDKNLDKQYEENTKSLIYPGMVEVCSRALSSECRDAEQPGVCSRPHRPSSTLILSGPGLGLSHGHTTPTPKHRALCPSSPRPHPGLRRTKSGSAANGNHRGGPQPRHASGRGSSKGRAPSKQHVTRTAAPGTQSQRKEAVDEAGLC
- the adam17a gene encoding disintegrin and metalloproteinase domain-containing protein 17a isoform X2, whose translation is MARFVVLAALLCSHWARTSPSPAPPQEEASEEFGTLSSLLSDFEVVPVASVQKHSVRRRDVESRSSLERLVSFTALKRHFQLYLTSNTDLFAKDFKAVFVDKKGNANPYEIEMQKYFKGHVVGEENSRVQAHMDGDEFSAHILTDEAEFNVEPLWRFIESNHDNRLLVYRSEDIRNISRLASPKVCGYVSAEDQDLLPGVASVVGINGMENEERNGNSSYPMVPTEHLFRTKRQAHNHKKNTCPMLLVADYRFFKHMGRGEESTTLNYLIELIDRVDDIYRNTSWDDEFKGYGVQIQQIIINKEPTEVPPGTLHYNMKGSPFPRKDDVWEVKKLLEQFSADVADIADNVSQVCLAHLFTYQDFDDGTLGLAYVAPSKEHALGGLCPKAYFPSSTVKKPSYLNTGLTSTKNYGKTILTKEADLVTTHELGHNFGAEHDPDNIVACAPRDDQGGKFVMYPIAVSGDHINNKHFSNCSKFSVSRTLRYKAPVCFRERNPRLCGNSRVEEGEDCDPGLLHLNDDPCCTSTCKFKSKVQCSDRNSQCCKNCRFEKAGKVCQEPITATCKNMSTCTGMSSDCPAPTNLADESICVDMGRCRRGHCVPFCEALYKLESCACNETDDSCKVCCRDKDAVCKPFQHPNGSFQFLRKGKPCTVGFCDGGGKCMKQVQDVIERLWNFIDKLDINTFGKFLADNIVGSVLVFSLLFWIPLSILVHCVDKNLDKQYEENTKSLIYPGNAEMLNSPESAPVRIVRPPPSFSAGRALASAMVIPPPHPSTVPSAPPAPGPTLASAGQRADPLRMATIEEDPSHDMHLAEEAPKDELLQSNTSRELRHQVPSRSERRRLMRQDCVETKETDC